AATAATGTGTTCAAAATTAGAATTTATAAAACTTTGACTAATGTACCATTATCAAATTCAAATACTTCATCACATAGTAATCTAATGTCTTCACTTATATGACTTGCAATTAATATTGTTGTACCATTTTTCTTGAGGTTAAAAAGCAAATTTCTTATATTTGCAACACCATTTTTATCCAGACCATTAAATGGTTCATCCAATATTAAAATTTTTGGATTTTCCATTATTGCTTGCGCTATTGCCAGCCTCTGTCTCATTCCAAGTGAATATTTCTTTACTTTCTTATTGCTATCATTTTCTAATCCAACTAATTTTAATGCATCTTTTATCTCTTTTTCACCTATAATATTCCTTATTGATGCTAAATATTTCAAATTATAATATCCGGAATAGTCATCTAAAAATCCCGGACTTTCTATAATAACTCCTAAATCAGGTGGAAAATCTATATCCTTTCCTAATTTTTTATTGTGTATAAAGACATCGCCGTCAGTAGATGACATTAGACCAGACAGAATCTTAAAAAGGACCGATTTACCACATCCATTATAGCCTGTAAATCCGTAAATTTTCCCTTTTGTCAATTCAAAATTTACATTCTCGAATATAACTTTATCTTTGAATCTTTTGCTCAGATTTGAAACTTTTATAACTATTTCATCCATTTTATCAACTCCTTAATCAATATCGATAATTGTTTCTTTATTTTTGATTGTCAAAAGGATAAGCAAAATACTAAATATAATATTAACAGCGAAAAATAAATATAATGGCAAATGGTTGTAATTGTTAGAAAGAACATTCAATTTTGTTATTAAAATATGCTCGCCTAAGTAAAAATTTAATTTCGGCAGCGAAAAATTTAAAATGTAAATAACGAAGACAACAACAAATCCTATATAAAGTTTTCTTGTAATTCTTGTAATATATAATTGCACCATAGAAATAGTAAATGTACCTATAATTTGCGCAAAATACATATTAAACAATATCCTATATATAGAGTACAAATTTTTGTTGTATTTTGTATAATCATAAAATACATAGCTTATCCATGTGCCACTAAATATTAAACTTGATATTCCGTATAAAACCACATCATATATGAAAAAAAACATCACTATGACTATTAACATCGAAATAATATTCGATGTATAAAATAATTTATTGTTCATTATCCTTGGCAAAGTAAATATAGCATTTTTCCCCATCATATTATCCATATACATTTCTATTACCATGGCTATCATGATATAAGGAAAAAATACCAACATCGTCTGTATTATGTTTATATTTTCTATATTATAGCCACCAAAAGATAATACAACCGAATCAAGTATCGTTATATTTTGAAAATAGGAATTATATACAACATTAAATATTGATAATGCTAAGGATAAGAAAGCAAAGATAAATAGCTTTTTATATATATATCTTAGGTTATAATTGAAAACTAACAATCCCAACTTATTCATTTCTATTTCAAAACAATCTCCTTTAAATTATATTTTAACAAAATATGTATGGCCACAATCATAATTAATAGGTGAAAGTTGTTAGCCACAATAAACTCTATTAGATTATAATTTGAATTAAACGAAAAAATATATATATTTCCAATATCGAGTAAATTAATAATAGGTATGTTTCTTAGATTCAATACTACAGTACTTACAAGCGCTATAATTATGCTTATAGCTAAACTTAAACCATAATTAACTGAAGTAAATCCTATAGCTAAAGCCATCTCCAACATGCCCAGCACAATTAAAGACAGGTGAAACCTTATATAATAAATAATAATGCTGCTAAAAGGTGTTAAATTTTTTGCAAACAAGGTGTACAAATCATCACCATTAATTGCGCTGCTGCTCCAATTGGGACTATAGCCAAGATTTAGATATGCGCCAATATAAACGCTGAAAATAATTAAAATCAAATAGATAATGCTTGTAATAAATATCAATATATATTTTGATATAAGCCAATTTATTTTATTATCTAATCTTGTATGAACAAATGGTGTTATATTGCTATCATTACATACATTGTAAA
This portion of the Thermoanaerobacterium sp. RBIITD genome encodes:
- a CDS encoding ATP-binding cassette domain-containing protein; the encoded protein is MDEIVIKVSNLSKRFKDKVIFENVNFELTKGKIYGFTGYNGCGKSVLFKILSGLMSSTDGDVFIHNKKLGKDIDFPPDLGVIIESPGFLDDYSGYYNLKYLASIRNIIGEKEIKDALKLVGLENDSNKKVKKYSLGMRQRLAIAQAIMENPKILILDEPFNGLDKNGVANIRNLLFNLKKNGTTILIASHISEDIRLLCDEVFEFDNGTLVKVL